One part of the Lycium ferocissimum isolate CSIRO_LF1 chromosome 8, AGI_CSIRO_Lferr_CH_V1, whole genome shotgun sequence genome encodes these proteins:
- the LOC132066875 gene encoding probable pectinesterase 29, giving the protein MASFQWFFWTILSLFFFKCLAEQENSRIHRGYFGKKQVTNLPTVYVDPSGHGNFTTIQSAIDSVPQDNKNWICIYIKAGAYREQVRIPREKPYIYLKGEGKRKTNVTWDGHDSIAADATLISEADYTVVKSITFINSYNIPPNGNVMMQAAVAAMISGDKSTFYRCGFLGLQDTLWDVQGRHYFKLCTIVGAVDFIFGNGQSIYERCSIAVNAGAVNGLIGFITAQGRTDPNDQSGFVFKDCGVFGTGLTFLGRPWRQYARVLFYNSSMSDVVVQQGWAAWNFIGREHQLTFSEENCKGIGSIATQRVSWAAKLSQQELQQLTSLSFIDNEGWIMNQPVKVL; this is encoded by the exons ATGGCTTCTTTTCAATGGTTTTTCTGGACAATTCTTAgtcttttcttcttcaagtgTTTGGCTgaacaagaaaattcaagaattcatagaggttattttgggaaaaaacaaGTGACAAATTTACCAACAGTGTATGTTGATCCATCTGGCCATGGCAACTTCACTACTATTCAATCAGCCATTGATTCTGTTCCTCAAGATAACAAGAATTGGATATGTATTTACATCAAAGCTGGAGCATATAG GGAACAAGTGAGAATCCCTAGAGAGAAGCCATATATCTATCTCAaaggagaaggaaaaagaaaaacaaatgtGACATGGGATGGTCATGACTCTATTGCTGCTGATGCTACTTTAATCTCTGAGGCTGATTATACAGTTGTTAAGAGCATAACCTTTATC AATTCTTATAACATTCCTCCAAATGGCAATGTTATGATGCAAGCAGCAGTGGCAGCTATGATTTCTGGAGATAAATCAACATTTTATAGATGTGGATTTCTAGGATTGCAAGATACACTGTGGGATGTACAAGGAAGGCATTATTTCAAGCTTTGCACGATTGTTGGAGCTGTTGATTTCATCTTTGGTAATGGTCAATCTATTTATGAG AGATGTAGCATAGCAGTAAATGCAGGAGCAGTAAATGGATTAATAGGGTTTATTACAGCCCAAGGAAGAACAGACCCTAATGATCAAAgtggttttgttttcaaagattgTGGAGTGTTTGGAACTGGACTTACTTTCTTGGGCAGACCGTGGAGGCAATATGCTAGGGTCCTTTTCTATAACTCTTCCATGTCAGACGTCGTCGTTCAACAAGGTTGGGCTGCTTGGAATTTTATTGGTCGAGA GCATCAATTGACATTTTCTGAGGAAAATTGCAAAGGGATTGGATCAATCGCTACACAAAGAGTGTCATGGGCAGCCAAGTTGAGCCAACAAGAATTACAACAGTTAACAAGCCTCTCATTCATTGATAATGAGGGCTGGATTATGAACCAACCCGTCAAAGTACTATAG
- the LOC132066876 gene encoding transcription factor PRE6-like has translation MSSRRSRSRISDDQIADLVSKLQQLIPEIRNRRSDKASASKVLQETCNYIRNLHSEVDGLSDRLSQLLESTDSDSAQAAIIRSLLM, from the exons ATGTCAAGCAGAAGATCACGTTCCAGAATAAGTGATGATCAGATTGCTGATCTCGTTTCCAAGTTGCAACAACTTATTCCTGAAATTCGTAATAGGCGTTCTGACAAG GCGTCAGCTTCAAAAGTGCTGCAGGAGACTTGCAACTATATAAGAAATTTACATAGCGAAGTGGATGGCCTAAGTGACAGATTATCACAGCTTTTGGAATCAACTGACAGTGATAGTGCTCAAGCTGCCATTATTAGAAGCTTACTTATGTAG